The sequence below is a genomic window from Alosa alosa isolate M-15738 ecotype Scorff River chromosome 5, AALO_Geno_1.1, whole genome shotgun sequence.
GGTCTGAAAGCACAGAACATTAAAAATTCCCCACTGGCAGCAGGCATTTCCTTTCTGTCATCCTTTGCAGTTGGGAATAAAGAGTAACAACCTACCTCTTAGTGTGCAGTAATAGATGATCAGGAGCATAGATGATGTGGCTTGTGATGTTGATGCAACCCCTAAAATGTGCCACCTCTTGTCTTCTTATGCAGGGTCCTTCAAATCATTGCGCTGGTCAAAGTAGCGACCAAGTTTGCCTGTGTGTCCAGTTGATGTTGAGTAGTTGGGGACCGGAAGTAGAGAGATGGACCCCTCGACTGTGAAAGAGAAGCAGATTACTAAAAGCAGTCTACTGTGTTTCTGACACTAAGCATTGATTTGTAGTGATATGGGTGTTTGTTGAGTAGGCCTTACCTGTCTACATCCAAATCCCCGCCGACACACAGCTCCATTTCTATCATCCTCTGGCCAAACCTAGAGGACCAGTGTACTCCTAGAATGCAGATTCATGCCTTGTTGTATCGATGGAGTTTGTGGCCTCTGATGTTGATATGGTGGAAAATCAAATGCCATCCCTTCTGTTATGCTTGGATCCTTCTAATTGTTGTGCTGATATTAGTAGCATCATGTGTACCCGTGTGTCCAACTGATGGTGAGTAAATTGGGAACTGGAAGTTGACAAATGGATCCTCCTCTGACTGACTGGAAGAACAGGATGAAGCATGATTAGTTTGTGGTGCTTAGGCTTATTGTGTGGTTATTCCCTACCCTTAAATGAACTGAATGAACAATATTTAGATCTTGCCGGGCTTTTGAACCCTTACCTGTCTGAGTCCAAGTCCCCGCAGACACACAGCGCCGCGGCGCTCATCCAAGGACCACTCTGTGAGTGGACATGGGCTTGCGGGTTCTGAGACGGAAGGTGCGGGCCATCGGCAACGCGAGCGTGAGGCGTCTCCGGTGCCTGTGCGGCGGTCTGCACGTGCATCTGCGTTCTCTGGCGTCGCTTTGCAAAGTCTCCAGTGGAACTGCGTGCTCGGGGATGACACTGTGCACGTCCTGCTCATACCCAGGGTCCCTTTGGGTCCTAGAGGAAGCGGCTACGTTACTCCCGCGGCCGTGGAGGCTGACGGATGCTTGCTGCTGCGTCTCTCTCAAGGCGGACAGGATCATGCGTGGCGGCTCGTGATCCCAGGCTGTGCTGTGAGGCACGCTGGTTGCCTGCTGGAGCTCCCTCATCTGCTGTTGATCACTGATGTTACAGACCATAGATGCATTCTGGCTCAGTGGAGGGAGTGTGGTGGATTGGTCAACAATGCTACTGAGGCGTCTGGCCTCCATTTGTGGCCTCCTGGGTAGAAGACGTGGCCTCGGGGCCAGTGGAGATCGCTCAAATGGAGGAAGTCGTGGTGCCGTCCGTGGCCTGGTCCTTTCCTGGTACTCACTCCAATTGGTGCTAATGCTGTCACCAGCAGCGAAGcaaacacattcatttgtgtTTGCTGACACATACGTATAAGCCGGAGAGTCATGATTGTGCTTTGCTCGGCGTCTTCCTGGGCGCCTCCCGATGTCGCTAGGTGCTGCCGGGGACTGTGGTGGTGGAACTGGTTCCAGGCGAACAACTCGGGACGGCTCTTCTGCATGGACCGCCTCACCCTGCATTGTTTTGTTGCGGCGCCTGCTTGCTCTTGGCTGCGTGGGTCTGCTGGGCTCCCTGGGCCTCGTGTCTGCAGGAGGCAGTGGTCTGAGTGGCCTCGGGCCTGCAGAGCCCGTCAGGTCCAATCCACTCCCAGAGGGGCCGGCCTGCATCATGTGTGCGGACTGACAAGCTGCCGCGATGCTCCTAGGGTCTCCTCCAGGTGCCCGGCCCATCGACCCAACTGCTGCTCGCAGTTCCCTCTGAGTCACCCCGTTCCTGGCCAGAGGCAACCTTCCATGAGGCGCGGTGGACTTTGTCACCTGAAGCCTTGGGTGGAGCGTGGCTGCGGTGGAGGTCAGCGAGACTGTTCCGTGAAGTGTCGGGAAGCGGGTGGGCTCGTGTGGCGTGAGCGTCACCCGACTATCTGCCACAG
It includes:
- the LOC125294863 gene encoding uncharacterized protein LOC125294863; protein product: MKDIGNPGKEPPEDHSSRRREDWPRESEPRLHFPLVTQQDIFPVADSRVTLTPHEPTRFPTLHGTVSLTSTAATLHPRLQVTKSTAPHGRLPLARNGVTQRELRAAVGSMGRAPGGDPRSIAAACQSAHMMQAGPSGSGLDLTGSAGPRPLRPLPPADTRPREPSRPTQPRASRRRNKTMQGEAVHAEEPSRVVRLEPVPPPQSPAAPSDIGRRPGRRRAKHNHDSPAYTYVSANTNECVCFAAGDSISTNWSEYQERTRPRTAPRLPPFERSPLAPRPRLLPRRPQMEARRLSSIVDQSTTLPPLSQNASMVCNISDQQQMRELQQATSVPHSTAWDHEPPRMILSALRETQQQASVSLHGRGSNVAASSRTQRDPGYEQDVHSVIPEHAVPLETLQSDARERRCTCRPPHRHRRRLTLALPMARTFRLRTRKPMSTHRVVLG